The genomic region CGAGCTGCTCGCCGCCGGCCAGACCGGCCTCTCCACCGCGTTCGATCTTCCCACGCAGATGGGCTACGACTCCGACCACCCGCTCGCGGAGGGGGAAGTGGGTCGCGCCGGCGTCGCGATCAACACGGTGGACGACCTGGCACGCGTCTTCGAAGGGATCCCGCTCGACCAGGTCACCACCTCGATGACCATCAACGCCACCGCGCCGATCCTCCTCGCCATGTATCTCGTGGTCGGGGAAGAGCAGGGCGTCGCTTGGGAGAAGCTCGGCGGGACGATCCAGAACGACGTGCTCAAGGAGTACATCGCGCGCGGCACGTACATCTTCCCACCGGAGCCGAGCCTGCGCCTCGTCACCGACGTCTTCCGGTTCGTGGTGGAGCGGAAGCTCGACTTCAACCCCATCTCGGTGAGCGGCTACCACATGCGCGAGGCCGGCGCTACGGCCGTTCAGGAGTTGGCGTTCACTTTCGCCGACGCTCTCGAGTACCTGCGGCGCGCCAAGCGCGCGGGCCTGGACATCGACGCGCTCGCGCCGCGCATCTCGTTCTTCTTCGCCGCATGGAACGACCTGTTCGAGGAAGTGGCGAAGTTCCGCGCGGCGCGCCGCCTCTGGGCCACGCTCCTCAGGGAAGAGTTCGGCGCCGGCGATGCTGCCTGCCGGCTCCGCTTCCACACCCAGACCGCCGGCTCCGCGCTCACCGCGCAGCAGCCGCTCGTCAACGTGGTGCGGGTGAGCGTCCAAGCGCTCGCCGCTATCCTCGGCGGTACGCAGTCGCTCCATACCAACTCGTACGACGAGGCGCTGGCGCTCCCCACCCCCGATTCCGCGCGCCTCGCGCTCCGGACCCAGCAGGTGTTGGCGTTCGAGTCCGGCGCCACCCGCACCACCGATCCGCTAGCGGGCAGCTTTTACGTGGAGGCGCTCACCGCCCAAGTCGAGGAGAAGGCGCGCGCTTTGCTCGCGGAGGTCGAGCGCCGCGGCGGCGCGGCCAAGGCCATCGCCGACGGGTTCATTCAGGCGGAGATCCATCGCTCGGCATATGCCGCTCAGCAGGCCATCGAGCGCGGTGAAGAGGTCGTGGTGGGCGTGAACCGGTTCACCGACGACGCGCCGGCGACGCCGCCTCACCCGCCGGACTACTCGGCGCTCGCGGCCAAGCAGATCGCACGCCTGAATGCGGGCCGTGCTTCACGCGATCGAAGCCGTACGGCGCGCACCCTCGAGGCCGTGCGCGCGGCCGCCACTTCGCCCGCGGCCCCATTGATGGAGCCGATCCTCGAAGCGGTCCGGGCCCGCGTCACGCTCGGCGAGATCTCGGCGGCCATGGAAAGCGTGTGGGGACGCCACGGCAGCGGCTTGACTTCGGCCTCGCAAGTCGGCTAACCTTAAGCCTCACTTTGCATTAGCCAGCCGAGAGCCATGCCGACTTACGAGTACAAGTGCCCGAAGTGCAGGAACAAGTTCGACGAGTCCCAGAAGATGACGGCCAAGCCCGTCGCCAAGTGCCCCAAGTGCGGCGCGAAGGCGGAGCGCCAGATGTCGGCCGGGGCCGGTCTCGTCTTCAAGGGCTCCGGCTTCTACTTGACGGACTACGGCCGCGCCGGGCAGAAGGCGAAGCAGCAGGAGAGCGGCGACAAGTCGTCCGGCGAGAAGAAGTCGTCGGGCGAGACCAAGTCGTCGGGCGAGAAGAAGCCCGACACTGTCGGTAGCGACAAGCCCGTTCCCACCCCCAAGTCCAAGCCGAAAGACGACTAGTGGCGGCCCAGGAGGCGATCCGGGCCGAGTTGGCGCGGGTCGCGGCGATGCTCGGGGCCCCGGCGAGCGTCGTCGTGGAGCTGGAGACGCCGCGCGAGAAGTCGCACGGGGACCTCGCCACGAACCTCGCGATGACGCTGTCCAAGCCGCTCCGCGCCGCTCCGCGGCAGATCGCGGAGAAGATCGTCGCGGCGCTCGCGCTCCCTCCGGGAGTAGTCGCCGCGGTCGAGATCGCCGGCCCCGGGTTCATCAACTTCCGCCTCGCGACCGGTCAGCTGGCCGAAACGGTCAGGGAGATCCTC from Gemmatimonadales bacterium harbors:
- a CDS encoding zinc ribbon domain-containing protein, with amino-acid sequence MPTYEYKCPKCRNKFDESQKMTAKPVAKCPKCGAKAERQMSAGAGLVFKGSGFYLTDYGRAGQKAKQQESGDKSSGEKKSSGETKSSGEKKPDTVGSDKPVPTPKSKPKDD
- a CDS encoding methylmalonyl-CoA mutase family protein codes for the protein ELLAAGQTGLSTAFDLPTQMGYDSDHPLAEGEVGRAGVAINTVDDLARVFEGIPLDQVTTSMTINATAPILLAMYLVVGEEQGVAWEKLGGTIQNDVLKEYIARGTYIFPPEPSLRLVTDVFRFVVERKLDFNPISVSGYHMREAGATAVQELAFTFADALEYLRRAKRAGLDIDALAPRISFFFAAWNDLFEEVAKFRAARRLWATLLREEFGAGDAACRLRFHTQTAGSALTAQQPLVNVVRVSVQALAAILGGTQSLHTNSYDEALALPTPDSARLALRTQQVLAFESGATRTTDPLAGSFYVEALTAQVEEKARALLAEVERRGGAAKAIADGFIQAEIHRSAYAAQQAIERGEEVVVGVNRFTDDAPATPPHPPDYSALAAKQIARLNAGRASRDRSRTARTLEAVRAAATSPAAPLMEPILEAVRARVTLGEISAAMESVWGRHGSGLTSASQVG